From the genome of Prionailurus bengalensis isolate Pbe53 chromosome D1, Fcat_Pben_1.1_paternal_pri, whole genome shotgun sequence:
CTGGCTcatgggcaggggcagggagttGGTGCCCCAGCCAGCCACTCGAACCTGTGCCTGGCTTCTCAGGCCCCATCCAAGGGTGCCCAAGCAGGTGTCGGCTGTGCCCTTTCTGGAGCTGGCCCACGTCAGCCTCGTCCCCCTCTCTCCTTGCAGACTCTGTGCACATCGAGGATGCCGAGGCCGTGGAGCAGCTGCGAGAAGCTCTACACGAGGCCCTGCTGGAGTACGAAGCAGGCCGGGCGGGCCCCGGAGGGGGTGCCGAGCGGCGGCGGGCAGGCAGGCTGCTGCTCACATTACCACTCCTTCGCCAGACAGCGGGCAAAGTGCTGGCCCATTTCTATGGGGTGAAGCTGGAGGGCAAGGTGCCCATGCACAAGCTCTTCTTGGAGATGCTCGAGGCCATGATGGACTGAGGCAAGGGGTGGGCATGGGTGGGGGTGCTGGCAGGACCCGCCCAGTATGGGGTCAGCCCcaagggggcagagctggggtctgGGCAGAGCCACAGCCTGCTGGCAGGGCCAGGGCAATACCATCAGCCCCTGGGAGCAGGCCCtacgccctcccctcccccctcccaggggGTCTTAGAAGCTGGGAACGTGTGTGTCCAGGCTCTGGGCACAGTGCTGTCCCTTGCAAGCCATAACGTGCCCCCAGAGTGTTAAGGGGGCCTTGCGGAAGCCATAGGGGGCTGCAGGGGACGTATGTGGGGGGGAGCAGAAGCCCGAtctcagggagggaagggagtggaGGCCACAGTCTCCCAGTGGGTGATGCTTTTGCTGCTGCTTAATCCAACCCTCTCTCCAGAGCAGAGGGGTTTTTGGAGAGCAAAGGCCCCTGCCCCCTTCGCTCCTCTCCTCATCATTTGCATTGGGCATTACTGCCCCCCCTTGAAGCAataactccaagcaggctccagcccctggACCCCTGGGGTGgccagggtcccccccccccccatcagctcCCACCCGGCCTCCTCAGGGGGTAGGGGGAGCACTGCCACTATGCCCTGCAGAGCAATAacactatatttatttttgggtttggCCAGGGAGGTGCAGGGACATAGGGCAAGCCAGGGCCCAGAGCCCTTGGCTGTACAGAGActctattttaatgtatatttgctGCAAAGAGAAACCGCTTTTGGTTTTGAAcctttaatgagaaaaaaaaaatatatcgaGCTCAAGAACACTGTTTTGCGTATCACTGGCTCAAGGGTTGGGGATACACATGACCTTGAACTAAGATATACACAGTTACAGAATGAAAAACTAGCGACTCGCACgattaagtctcagtttcctcatcgctCAGCAGCATGTTGGGGATCCCACGACTGATGGGAAACAGACGTCCAGACTCTGGGCACTGCAGGGTGCCCTCCAACACATCCACCTGCGGGAAAGCGGGACACAGAGCTGAGCACTTGAAGCATCGGCCTGATTGGCCGGGGAAACGGGCGATGGGCAGGTTCTCACCTCCAGCAGCACGTGGTGCATCTTCCTCAGAAACTTCTCGTCATGCTCATACCCTTCAATCGGCTCTTTGGGTACCTCGACCAGGTGCAACTGTGGGCAAAGGCCTAAATCACCTCTGGGCATGCCGACCCTTGCCAGGCTACCTGGCCTGCGGTGAGACCGACCCCGTCCACCCTCCCACTCAGGGCGAGCACGGGCGTGGGGAAGGGTCCTCACGGTATCCGCCGCCTCCAGAAGCGCCGCCCACTCCACCTTGGGTATCATACGCGCCACGAACTCGGGGTTGAACTCCACGGGGTTGATACGGACCTCGGTGGCCTGCGGGGCGGAGGGGTTTTGTGAGGCCGGGGCCGGATCCTGGTCCCCCAGGACACGGGCGCGAGACTGCCCCCGGCCGATACCTGGAGGCGCAGAGGGAAGCCACGGGGCCCCACCCCCCGCACATGTGAGCTCAGCAGGTTGTGGGTGAGCAGCTTCATGTCGCCAAAACGGAATCTCCCCAGGCCGGAACCGGAAAAAGCTAGAAACTCCGTGGCATCACTTCCGGGGCCGCTCCAGTCTCTGTCCTATTGGACGGCTTGGAGGAGCGGAAGTGACGGAATGCCGGAGCTTCTCGTGCTAGCCGGGGAGGTATTTGAAAAAGCTTGGTCGAATCACGCGCTGCTACCGGAAGCGTCTCGGCAGGTGATGGCTACGGCGCAGGCCCAGTGGTTTCCATTCGCTACAAATCATGCATAGTGTAAATCACATGTAAAGCCGCCGCAATGCAGGGGTCTTCGTTGAATGCAAAATAAGCCATGTTTTTCTCCCACGCGGGCGCCTGACACCATCGTCTCCCGCCCCTCAATTCCGgttaaggaaaagaaacactGCAGGAATCCGTAAACGAGGCACATCAAAACAGCGACACCCCCACCCTTGTATGCAAATAAGTTGCGCGGCCGCCGGAAACTCCGCCCCTTGGCTGCTGCCCCCGTGGTCCAGTCCCAAATGTAAATAAGCCGAGCGTAGCGTCTCGGGAGCGCCGCCCCTGCACGGGCCCCTACGCCTGCGCGGTGGAGGAGGCTCGCCGGGGGCGGGCGAAGCCGAGGCTCCGCCTTTCGCGGGGTCCCGCGGGGGCACTTAGCGCCAGGCCCCGCCTCCTGGCGAGGCTCGGGCCTGGGGGCGGAGCGATTGTGGCCTCTGGTATGGGCATGCAGCTGGCTGGGCTGCGTCTTCTAGGT
Proteins encoded in this window:
- the TRMT112 gene encoding multifunctional methyltransferase subunit TRM112-like protein, whose product is MKLLTHNLLSSHVRGVGPRGFPLRLQATEVRINPVEFNPEFVARMIPKVEWAALLEAADTLHLVEVPKEPIEGYEHDEKFLRKMHHVLLEVDVLEGTLQCPESGRLFPISRGIPNMLLSDEETET